The window TCGGATGGCGATACAGTGAAGTTAAAGACTGAAAAGAAGATATTCAGTAACAGTGGTAACAAACCAATACGTATTATGGAAACTGTTAACAAGGTATAAATCCCCATTTTTTTGATTCAAATAATTTATTTAATAATTTTTCTCAGGGTAAGAAAATGCATTTAATCTCATAAACAGACTAATTTATATTATTTATAAAAAATTCACAAAGAATACTGGAGTACTAATTATGCATGATATGTCCCCCCATCATCCCCGTTACCAGTCCCTTCTTTTAAGGGATAAAATGGCCAAGGCTTACCAGGAAGGAATACTGGCCGACACCGCTCTTATTGCCCATGGCAGGGGTGAGGCCTTTGACTATATTTTAGGCGAAAAAACAAACCTCCCCGCATTAAATGCCATTAAAGCGGCAAGTGCTGCACTTCTACTGGCTGAAAATCCAGTTTTATCAGTTAATGGGAACACTGCTGTTTTGGCTGCCGAGGATATGGTGAAACTAGCCCGGATCCTGCCGGCTAAGGTAGAAATCAATTTATTCTACCGCACACCACAGAGGGTGATGAAGGTGGAGGAAGTTTTAAAGAAGGCCGGGGCCACGGAGATCCTGGGTAAAGAAGAGGATGATTACTTCCCTATAAAAGGATTGGAAGGTCCACGGTCCAGGGCCCACCCGGAAGGTGTGCACCGGGCAGATGTGGTACTGGTTCCACTGGAAGATGGAGACCGGGCCGAAGCACTGGTGGCATTGGGTAAAACAGTTATAACTATTGATCTCAATCCTCTGTCTCGAACTGCTCAAACTTCATCCATAACTATTGTGGACAATGTGGTTCGAGCTATTCCCCTTATAATTGAAGAGATAAGCAAGTTGAGGGGATGTCGGGTTGATGAACTGGAAGCAATTGTCCATGAATTTGATAACCAACGGAATATTGACAGTTCACTGCAGCTAATTGCACAGTATCTGGAAAAGGATGGTAAATAAATGAAGGTAATTGGTGTTACCGGAATGCCGGGATCAGGTAAGAGTGTGGTTTCCAGGGTGGCGGAAAACCTGGGAATGAAGGTGGTGCGGATGGGAGATGTTATCCGTGACGAAGCCCATAAAAGGAACGAATCACCCGGAAAGGTAGCTGTAGATCTGCGGAAGGAGTTTGGTAAATTTGTAATAGCCGAAAGGTGTGTAACATACATTAAAAACCTTTCAACCCCCGAAGAAAAACTTAATTCTAAAAAACCCCCATCATCCCCTAAATCAGCAGCTTCTAACCCTTCTATGGTTCTTATTGAAGGGATTCGCAGCCCCTGGGAGGTAGAAATATTCAAAAATAACTTCCCTGATTTTAAAGTTATTGCCATACACTCTGCACCAGAAACCCGTTACCTTCGCCTACGGAAGAGAATGAGATCCGATGACTCTGCCGAAACCAGGGAAGCACTTAAAAGAGATCAGAGGGAGTTAAAATTTGGTATTGGTGAGGTAATTGCCAGTGCAGATTTCATGGTGGTTAATGAAGGTGCTAAGGGGAAGCTAAAAAACACAGTAAGGGGTATTCTTAAAAATGAATTGTAAAGTAGTTGCTAGGGCCACAGTCAATCCTACGGAGGATCTAGACAAGATCATAGAATCTTTATCCAATGTATTCCATTATGCGGACATAGTTATAGGCGAAGATAGTGTTACTGTCACTGGAGACACTTCCTGTCTCGTTCCCTTTAAGGAATTCCTTGAAAAAAGAAAGATCAGAGAAACTGCCCGTAAAATGATCCTCAAAGGATGGAGTGAAGATTCAAAGGTCATAACGTTGAAGTTGAGTAAGCAAGCCGCATTTGCAGGTATGGTTAACCTGGTAGAAGATGATCTTTCTCCCCTGGGAGAGATTGAAGTTAAGATAAGTACTGAAAATGTAGAAAAGTTTACCAGCTGGTTGTGTGGACAAGATAAAAAGTAGGATTAATATAATTTAGTTCTATCCTTAAATTAGTGAGAATATCCTATTTTTTTAAATCTTTTTTAAAATCCTTTTTTTTAATCTTTTTCTGCCAGTTGTGCATCTTTGATTATTAGGTGTCCATTATCAAAATCCCATACCTTTTCTGAGTCTAAAATTTCAAGCTTTTTCTTAAACAGGGGCCCATCAATTACCAGGGTTTCTGCTTCTCC of the Methanobacterium formicicum genome contains:
- a CDS encoding RNA-binding domain-containing protein, with translation MNCKVVARATVNPTEDLDKIIESLSNVFHYADIVIGEDSVTVTGDTSCLVPFKEFLEKRKIRETARKMILKGWSEDSKVITLKLSKQAAFAGMVNLVEDDLSPLGEIEVKISTENVEKFTSWLCGQDKK
- a CDS encoding AAA family ATPase, giving the protein MKVIGVTGMPGSGKSVVSRVAENLGMKVVRMGDVIRDEAHKRNESPGKVAVDLRKEFGKFVIAERCVTYIKNLSTPEEKLNSKKPPSSPKSAASNPSMVLIEGIRSPWEVEIFKNNFPDFKVIAIHSAPETRYLRLRKRMRSDDSAETREALKRDQRELKFGIGEVIASADFMVVNEGAKGKLKNTVRGILKNEL
- a CDS encoding phosphopantothenate/pantothenate synthetase, giving the protein MHDMSPHHPRYQSLLLRDKMAKAYQEGILADTALIAHGRGEAFDYILGEKTNLPALNAIKAASAALLLAENPVLSVNGNTAVLAAEDMVKLARILPAKVEINLFYRTPQRVMKVEEVLKKAGATEILGKEEDDYFPIKGLEGPRSRAHPEGVHRADVVLVPLEDGDRAEALVALGKTVITIDLNPLSRTAQTSSITIVDNVVRAIPLIIEEISKLRGCRVDELEAIVHEFDNQRNIDSSLQLIAQYLEKDGK